The Lujinxingia litoralis genome has a window encoding:
- a CDS encoding MBL fold metallo-hydrolase: protein MKIEIIRSSVSDNFFYGVADTRGRAALIDPVDAQEAIERVRQCGWELVWVINTHWHPDHVLGNVEVLDAFPEAQVVGPSGDRARIDAQFEGAGRGGVEVEVRGGQTLEVGSLKLDVIDTPGHTAGHVSFLCGDHLFSGDVIFAGGAGHCRAADADVAQHYQTFAHVLSRLPGSTHYYPGHDYTVRNCEFVLSIEPEHQEAQRVLEVASAQEPGTLFESTLGQERRYNPFMRLDEQGLRQALATRYGDQLEAARAKSSEESEAIFRCVRALRDQW from the coding sequence ATGAAGATTGAGATCATTCGAAGCTCGGTGAGCGATAACTTCTTCTACGGCGTGGCGGATACCCGGGGGCGGGCGGCGCTCATCGACCCGGTCGATGCCCAGGAGGCGATTGAGCGGGTGCGCCAGTGCGGATGGGAGTTGGTCTGGGTGATCAACACGCACTGGCATCCTGACCATGTGTTGGGCAACGTCGAGGTGCTCGACGCGTTCCCCGAGGCGCAGGTCGTGGGGCCGAGCGGCGATCGCGCCCGTATTGATGCGCAGTTTGAGGGGGCGGGACGCGGCGGCGTGGAGGTCGAGGTCCGCGGCGGTCAGACGCTGGAGGTTGGCTCCCTGAAGCTGGACGTGATCGACACCCCGGGGCACACCGCGGGACATGTCAGCTTTTTGTGCGGCGATCATCTCTTCAGTGGGGATGTGATCTTTGCCGGCGGGGCCGGGCATTGTCGGGCGGCAGATGCCGATGTGGCGCAGCATTATCAGACCTTTGCCCACGTGCTCTCTCGGCTGCCCGGGAGCACGCACTATTATCCCGGACATGATTACACCGTGCGCAACTGCGAGTTTGTTCTCTCGATTGAGCCGGAACATCAGGAAGCGCAGCGGGTGTTAGAGGTGGCGAGCGCGCAGGAGCCGGGTACGCTCTTTGAGAGTACGCTGGGCCAGGAGCGGCGCTACAACCCCTTTATGCGTCTGGACGAACAAGGCTTGCGTCAGGCGCTGGCCACGCGCTACGGGGATCAGTTGGAGGCGGCGCGGGCGAAGTCGTCGGAGGAGTCCGAGGCGATCTTCCGCTGTGTGCGCGCGCTGCGTGACCAGTGGTGA
- a CDS encoding transglutaminase-like domain-containing protein — MRRRRDRHLRVWVGGPVGLVVALGWGIVLAQEMPPGERVLHRYLDAEQLRALSEEGAGVAGGSSGPTRGALASPWSAGSQPSLSVEPGRQEWVWTDQGPVGPEGVEYPHGGLDPRVGSAELDANTDRVNALDYQASFEPSVVPWKRGVVHDAVLRTDAGDYRTRLGGAQRRKVAIGGGLGANEDRFWGSFLVRMERGRVHPVPSVAPEQRVLQVLSEPPVPVEVLRDGAGNFYVSAAYDGVVRVNMELGVDRFYFDGVLDPQIGWEQFDSPELRLPDQQARQVAGRVLGARGITRQMTPRQALDALVGYYRDFEGKPFPEDAVQGDRYEAITTLQVGVCRHRALAFLVSAGALGFESRFVYNEAHAFAEVRWPGQGWRRIDLGGAADGFNYQNMGSNNVHEGGSRDGFPQPQRYLDEIVAFDPGTSSASALGDGGPMPMEPERAAPRDVSMPSGRGGEMPEPPRGAGQDPLTTSPLREGSEELETRTEPVITITDATGEVFRGQPLAVRGRVVAGEVGRVEVLLVPVGARAFERAVSLGQAEVSAEGGFDGEWIVPPQVGLGRWELKARSAPGQPRGAR; from the coding sequence GTGCGGCGAAGACGTGACAGGCATCTGAGAGTGTGGGTGGGGGGGCCGGTGGGGCTAGTGGTGGCTCTGGGGTGGGGGATTGTACTGGCCCAGGAGATGCCTCCAGGGGAGCGGGTGCTGCACCGTTATCTCGATGCTGAGCAGCTTCGGGCGTTGAGTGAAGAGGGGGCCGGGGTGGCCGGGGGGAGCAGCGGACCGACGCGCGGAGCTCTGGCGAGCCCCTGGAGCGCGGGGAGCCAGCCCTCGTTAAGCGTGGAGCCGGGACGGCAAGAGTGGGTGTGGACTGATCAGGGGCCTGTGGGGCCCGAAGGTGTGGAGTATCCGCACGGTGGGCTCGACCCCCGGGTGGGCAGCGCGGAGCTTGATGCGAATACCGATCGGGTCAATGCGCTGGACTATCAGGCGAGCTTTGAGCCCAGCGTGGTACCCTGGAAGCGTGGGGTTGTTCATGACGCGGTGCTCCGCACCGACGCCGGCGACTACCGCACGCGTCTGGGGGGAGCGCAGCGCCGTAAGGTGGCGATTGGCGGAGGGCTGGGGGCGAACGAAGATCGCTTTTGGGGGAGCTTTCTGGTGCGCATGGAGCGGGGGCGTGTTCACCCCGTTCCCAGCGTGGCGCCGGAGCAGCGGGTGCTCCAGGTGCTCTCCGAGCCTCCGGTGCCGGTGGAGGTGCTGCGTGATGGGGCAGGGAACTTCTATGTGAGTGCGGCGTACGACGGCGTGGTGCGGGTGAATATGGAGCTGGGCGTTGACCGCTTCTACTTCGACGGCGTGCTCGACCCGCAGATTGGGTGGGAGCAATTCGACTCACCTGAGTTGCGTCTGCCGGATCAGCAGGCGCGTCAGGTGGCCGGGCGCGTGCTGGGGGCGCGCGGTATCACCCGGCAGATGACGCCGCGTCAGGCGCTCGACGCGCTGGTGGGGTATTATCGCGACTTCGAAGGAAAGCCCTTTCCGGAGGACGCGGTTCAGGGAGACCGTTACGAGGCGATCACAACCCTGCAGGTCGGGGTGTGTCGCCATCGCGCGTTGGCATTTTTGGTGAGTGCCGGGGCGCTCGGGTTTGAGAGTCGTTTTGTCTACAACGAAGCTCACGCCTTTGCCGAGGTACGGTGGCCGGGGCAGGGGTGGCGCCGCATTGACCTGGGGGGCGCGGCCGACGGCTTCAACTACCAGAATATGGGTTCGAATAACGTGCATGAGGGTGGGAGTCGCGATGGGTTTCCGCAGCCTCAGCGCTATCTTGATGAGATTGTGGCGTTTGACCCGGGGACCAGCTCCGCGTCGGCCCTCGGCGACGGCGGGCCGATGCCGATGGAGCCCGAGCGTGCAGCCCCGCGTGACGTGTCGATGCCCTCCGGGCGTGGTGGAGAGATGCCGGAACCCCCGCGAGGGGCGGGCCAGGATCCCCTGACGACGTCTCCTCTTCGTGAGGGGAGCGAGGAGTTGGAGACGCGGACCGAGCCGGTTATCACCATCACCGATGCCACCGGCGAGGTGTTTCGCGGGCAACCCCTGGCCGTGCGCGGGCGTGTGGTGGCTGGCGAGGTGGGGCGCGTGGAAGTGCTGCTCGTGCCGGTGGGAGCCCGCGCGTTCGAGCGTGCTGTTTCGTTGGGGCAGGCCGAGGTGAGCGCCGAAGGTGGCTTTGATGGTGAGTGGATCGTGCCGCCACAGGTGGGGCTTGGGCGGTGGGAGCTCAAAGCGCGTTCGGCGCCAGGGCAGCCACGGGGTGCCCGGTGA
- a CDS encoding thrombospondin type 3 repeat-containing protein, translating into MPRRARRDRFACVLTLLAMGSLLNGCLNDFDGFTAGQTGVLDDADLPDDADVDSDTTDAGADADAEDDTEVPPESGEPGSFCEEDQECAQGSVCRSNVCLPSCDTTDSTSLCPQNFQCAEFGQEDLCVPACSDRLSCDRHNLGRDDLSCVFLGRSTISSTQHDVRFVRACLADSDDDGVTDTLDNCPDIPNPAQRDTTGEGTGDACTETPTCHPQASEGLLVYPRVDVPDGALSIASVASGPDFVVLIDASANGPRRTDARVLNRRTQEWTALDELPYPGAQRAVLPVPGRFTLLSPGYGPLTDTASGDWTSLRQGAEFGAELPLNATIHTMSAALHGDGTSVLVSQASPSSSFVAYRLGLNGALRTLGALSTLDPGLKPQLHLQPDGALVAAQWRSSDRVLRRAHLTASGSIVSPANVTLPTTWPAAPVPGEEALAEDLNGFNPVLFSATNNQTYLLDRNSGRMGRLNSLTFERMEGYDLPQLVTGLSQTHFYALPHNSGLGVVGRPDDAPSQIEVRELYWDCFPQANTIDTDTDGVGDLLDNCPDVANPAQDDLDGDGNGDACDIDKDGDQITNDADRLTIPGENGAEPQVIDLSADADNDGTPDLEDDDRDGDGIPDSQDPFPLDSSNDGRRNAWSYDADADSVSDGTERTRGTNPYTFLDHAGIASIIFATEADDGHRTLYRGTLASARDAVALELPATMNPHGIEVSPSGRFLSFLTAAPGTTETFAVYDLREDTLLFERNVGAALRSISVLDEGASAPTSYVATQQRFGDTERWRVSRITVNPDVDVTTLFAGIDHVWEASQKGNFLIFNAFDRDCRECALTYAMNTSVSPQNPFRLNNVAPGARGLHHSVNSERFWVYQQDPAGEITLAEFSVSGTDAQPLYRYILPERFTEFQSHTGLPSSPRVNIFAASGDGEPTMIWYQNTQSPLPALRLVPLAGFDDPVVEVRVAP; encoded by the coding sequence ATGCCTCGACGTGCTCGCCGCGATCGTTTCGCCTGCGTCCTCACGCTCCTCGCCATGGGAAGCCTCCTGAATGGCTGCCTGAATGATTTCGACGGCTTTACCGCCGGCCAGACCGGAGTCCTCGACGACGCCGATCTTCCCGACGATGCGGATGTTGACTCCGACACCACCGACGCCGGTGCCGACGCAGACGCCGAAGACGATACCGAGGTCCCCCCCGAGAGCGGTGAGCCCGGAAGTTTCTGTGAAGAGGATCAGGAGTGCGCACAGGGCAGCGTGTGCCGCAGCAATGTCTGCCTGCCCTCCTGCGACACCACCGACAGCACGAGTCTGTGCCCGCAGAACTTCCAGTGCGCGGAATTTGGCCAGGAAGACCTCTGTGTCCCCGCCTGCTCCGACCGACTCAGCTGTGACCGACACAACCTGGGCCGAGACGATCTCTCGTGTGTCTTTCTGGGGCGCTCGACCATCAGCTCGACGCAACACGATGTGCGCTTCGTCCGGGCCTGCCTGGCAGACAGCGACGACGACGGGGTGACCGACACGCTCGACAATTGTCCGGACATCCCCAACCCCGCGCAACGCGATACCACAGGCGAGGGCACAGGAGATGCCTGCACCGAGACGCCAACCTGCCACCCTCAGGCCAGCGAGGGACTCCTGGTCTACCCGCGGGTTGACGTTCCGGACGGCGCGCTCTCCATCGCCAGCGTCGCCTCCGGGCCTGATTTTGTGGTGCTGATCGACGCGAGCGCCAACGGCCCCCGACGCACCGACGCGCGCGTGCTCAACCGCCGCACCCAGGAGTGGACCGCCCTGGATGAGCTTCCCTACCCCGGCGCTCAGCGCGCGGTGCTTCCGGTTCCCGGTCGCTTCACTCTCCTGAGCCCGGGCTACGGCCCCCTGACCGATACGGCCTCCGGCGACTGGACCTCGCTGCGTCAGGGCGCGGAGTTCGGTGCCGAACTCCCCTTGAACGCAACCATCCACACCATGAGCGCCGCGCTTCATGGCGACGGCACCTCGGTTCTGGTCAGCCAGGCCTCCCCGTCCAGCTCCTTTGTAGCGTACCGACTCGGTCTCAACGGTGCTCTCCGGACCCTCGGTGCCCTCTCTACCCTGGACCCCGGCCTGAAACCGCAACTTCATCTTCAACCCGACGGCGCGCTTGTCGCCGCCCAGTGGCGCTCCTCAGACCGCGTACTCAGGCGCGCCCACCTCACAGCCAGCGGCTCCATTGTATCCCCGGCCAACGTCACCCTTCCCACAACCTGGCCCGCCGCGCCGGTTCCGGGCGAAGAAGCCCTGGCCGAAGACCTCAACGGCTTCAACCCGGTGCTTTTCTCCGCGACCAACAATCAGACCTATCTTCTAGATCGCAACAGCGGCCGCATGGGACGTCTCAACAGCTTGACGTTTGAACGCATGGAAGGCTACGACCTGCCCCAGCTGGTGACCGGCCTCAGCCAGACGCACTTCTACGCCCTGCCCCACAACAGCGGGCTGGGAGTCGTCGGACGTCCCGATGACGCCCCCTCCCAGATCGAAGTGCGCGAGCTCTATTGGGACTGCTTCCCGCAGGCCAACACCATCGACACCGACACCGATGGCGTCGGTGACCTCCTCGACAATTGCCCCGACGTTGCCAACCCCGCCCAGGACGATCTGGATGGTGACGGCAACGGCGACGCCTGCGACATCGACAAGGATGGCGACCAGATCACCAACGACGCCGACCGGCTGACCATCCCGGGTGAGAACGGCGCCGAGCCCCAGGTCATCGACCTCTCGGCCGATGCCGATAACGATGGCACTCCCGATCTGGAAGATGACGATCGCGACGGAGACGGCATCCCCGACAGCCAGGATCCCTTCCCGCTGGACAGCTCCAACGACGGCCGTCGCAACGCCTGGAGCTATGATGCTGACGCGGATTCCGTCTCCGATGGCACCGAACGCACCCGAGGCACCAACCCCTACACCTTCCTGGATCACGCCGGCATCGCATCGATCATCTTTGCCACCGAGGCCGACGACGGCCACCGTACGCTCTACCGCGGGACGCTGGCCTCGGCCCGGGACGCCGTCGCCCTGGAGTTGCCGGCGACGATGAACCCCCATGGCATCGAAGTCAGCCCGAGTGGCCGTTTCCTCAGCTTCCTGACCGCCGCACCGGGCACGACCGAAACCTTTGCGGTCTACGATCTGCGCGAAGATACCCTCCTCTTTGAGCGCAACGTCGGCGCCGCCCTGCGCTCCATCTCGGTGCTCGACGAAGGAGCCTCCGCTCCGACCTCCTACGTGGCCACCCAGCAGCGCTTCGGCGACACGGAGCGCTGGCGCGTCTCGCGCATCACGGTCAACCCCGACGTCGATGTCACCACCCTCTTTGCCGGCATCGACCACGTCTGGGAGGCCTCGCAGAAAGGCAACTTCCTGATCTTCAACGCCTTTGATCGCGACTGCCGTGAATGCGCCCTGACCTACGCCATGAACACCTCGGTCTCGCCCCAGAATCCGTTCCGCTTAAACAACGTTGCCCCGGGCGCTCGCGGACTTCACCACAGCGTGAACTCCGAGCGCTTCTGGGTCTACCAACAGGACCCTGCCGGCGAGATCACTCTCGCTGAGTTCTCCGTCAGCGGCACAGACGCCCAGCCGCTCTACCGCTACATCCTTCCCGAGCGCTTTACGGAGTTCCAGTCCCATACCGGCCTGCCCTCCTCTCCCCGCGTCAACATCTTTGCCGCGTCCGGAGACGGAGAGCCCACCATGATCTGGTATCAAAACACCCAGTCCCCGCTTCCTGCCCTGCGACTTGTGCCGCTGGCCGGGTTTGATGACCCGGTCGTCGAAGTGCGGGTCGCCCCCTGA
- a CDS encoding peroxiredoxin family protein: MERQLRWIIVAGVVALIAGVAGSSWHFYRDPGLVDAVVALEGQWVDRVAPAFELPDRQGQQHSLSSYQGQVVFLNFWASFCEPCRKEMPSMESLVRQYRDRGMVMVAVSLDAEWGEVDGFMQEFLPGQRSAMTVLLDSENQISRLYGTEMIPETYIIDREGTIVARFVGDYDWTRPEARQLIEALL, encoded by the coding sequence GTGGAGCGACAGTTAAGGTGGATCATTGTAGCGGGGGTGGTGGCGTTGATCGCCGGGGTGGCCGGATCGTCGTGGCATTTCTACCGCGATCCGGGCCTGGTGGATGCCGTCGTGGCGCTCGAAGGGCAGTGGGTCGACCGGGTGGCACCCGCGTTTGAGCTGCCCGATCGCCAGGGCCAGCAGCACAGCCTGTCGAGCTATCAGGGACAGGTGGTTTTTTTGAACTTCTGGGCCAGTTTTTGCGAGCCCTGTCGTAAAGAAATGCCTTCGATGGAGTCGTTGGTCCGGCAGTACCGCGATCGAGGCATGGTGATGGTGGCCGTGAGCCTGGACGCGGAGTGGGGCGAGGTGGACGGGTTTATGCAGGAGTTTCTGCCCGGCCAGCGTAGCGCGATGACGGTGCTGCTGGATTCGGAGAATCAGATCAGCAGGCTCTACGGCACTGAGATGATTCCGGAGACCTATATCATCGACCGCGAAGGCACCATCGTGGCGCGCTTTGTCGGCGACTACGACTGGACTCGCCCCGAAGCCCGTCAGTTGATTGAGGCGTTGCTATGA
- a CDS encoding serine/threonine protein kinase, with product MAAKFPQKFGPYTLHQLVARGGMAEIYRATMPGIGGFEKTVAIKKILPHLAENDEFITMLIDEANIIVSINHFNIAQVYDLGCIDDTYYIAMEYIHGIDLAHIIKGMARRGQTVPTPHAVYIGSSICAGLHAAHSKTDDQGNPLKIVHRDVSPHNVLLSYAGDVKIIDFGVAKAAVKESHTQHGVIKGKLLYMAPEQANTSDIDGRADLFAAGLVIYKMLTNRLPFEGDNEFQIYNNIMSKEITPPRILNPQVPEVVDQVVMKLLARDPDQRYQDGYAAKQDLDRALHQIAPGYTVNRLSRYIDETFAPGAEQPSAGGSTPGALAPHTPASPAVKTGEHAAAQMDAAFSEDDLDTVNVGAPAIHAQLQAQQANAGFAPPMRATISAADTGEFPAAGAPPATAAADSGTSGRKVPLAAIAAVVMSLVVAVLLALVFQGPPPEDVPADTPQNDAPSEPVALEPAPPELITVEVASIPQGARFFQDGALVGITPITLELPRSEQALTFELKLDGHEERTFRFEPTEDRTFEIDLPTIALAGDTGLTDAALDSEDAAEVVAEAAEPEEETATPRAEPEPEPRREEQVQRPKPKKQRAPRPRPTPKPEPEPEPEPKSDRDDIIDPFG from the coding sequence ATGGCTGCAAAGTTCCCCCAAAAGTTCGGCCCTTACACGCTACACCAGCTGGTGGCGCGCGGAGGTATGGCCGAGATCTATCGGGCAACAATGCCGGGTATCGGCGGCTTCGAAAAAACCGTCGCGATCAAAAAGATCCTGCCCCACCTCGCCGAGAACGACGAATTCATCACCATGCTGATCGATGAGGCCAATATCATCGTCAGCATCAACCACTTCAACATCGCCCAGGTCTACGATCTGGGCTGCATCGACGACACCTATTACATCGCCATGGAATACATCCATGGCATCGATCTGGCCCACATCATCAAGGGCATGGCACGTCGGGGCCAGACCGTACCCACGCCTCACGCCGTCTACATCGGCTCGTCCATCTGCGCCGGACTGCACGCCGCGCACTCCAAAACCGATGACCAGGGCAACCCGCTCAAAATCGTCCACCGCGATGTCAGCCCGCACAACGTGCTCTTGAGCTACGCGGGCGACGTGAAAATCATCGACTTCGGCGTGGCCAAAGCCGCCGTCAAAGAGAGCCATACCCAACACGGCGTCATCAAGGGCAAGCTCCTCTACATGGCCCCCGAGCAGGCCAATACCAGTGACATTGACGGGCGCGCCGACCTCTTTGCTGCCGGCCTGGTCATCTACAAGATGCTCACCAACCGGCTGCCCTTTGAAGGCGACAACGAATTTCAGATCTACAACAACATCATGTCCAAGGAGATAACCCCGCCGCGCATCCTCAACCCGCAGGTGCCCGAGGTGGTCGACCAGGTGGTCATGAAGTTGCTGGCTCGCGACCCCGACCAACGCTACCAGGACGGCTACGCCGCCAAACAAGATCTCGACCGCGCCCTTCATCAGATCGCCCCGGGTTATACGGTCAACCGGCTCAGTCGTTACATCGACGAGACCTTCGCTCCGGGCGCCGAGCAACCCTCCGCCGGCGGCAGCACTCCCGGAGCGCTCGCCCCCCACACCCCGGCGAGCCCTGCGGTAAAAACCGGCGAACACGCTGCTGCGCAGATGGATGCTGCGTTTTCGGAAGACGATCTCGACACGGTCAACGTGGGAGCTCCTGCCATCCACGCCCAGCTGCAGGCGCAACAGGCAAATGCCGGCTTCGCTCCTCCCATGCGGGCGACCATCAGCGCCGCCGACACCGGTGAATTTCCCGCCGCCGGCGCTCCGCCTGCCACTGCGGCCGCCGACTCCGGAACCTCCGGACGCAAAGTACCGCTGGCGGCGATCGCCGCCGTCGTCATGAGCCTGGTCGTAGCAGTCCTCCTGGCGCTCGTCTTCCAGGGCCCACCCCCCGAAGACGTCCCGGCCGACACCCCGCAAAACGACGCTCCAAGCGAGCCTGTGGCTCTAGAGCCGGCGCCCCCGGAGCTTATCACCGTCGAGGTTGCCTCCATCCCTCAGGGCGCGCGCTTCTTCCAGGATGGCGCCCTTGTGGGCATCACCCCCATCACCCTGGAGTTGCCCCGGTCCGAGCAGGCCCTGACCTTTGAACTCAAGCTCGATGGTCACGAAGAGCGCACCTTCCGCTTTGAACCCACCGAAGATCGCACCTTCGAGATCGATCTTCCCACCATCGCCCTCGCCGGCGATACCGGTCTCACCGACGCCGCTCTCGACTCCGAAGATGCTGCAGAAGTCGTCGCCGAAGCTGCTGAGCCCGAGGAAGAAACCGCCACGCCGCGCGCCGAACCGGAACCCGAGCCCCGTCGAGAGGAACAAGTTCAGCGCCCCAAACCCAAAAAACAACGCGCTCCCAGGCCTCGCCCCACACCTAAGCCCGAGCCCGAGCCCGAGCC
- a CDS encoding MlaE family ABC transporter permease — translation MLKRGIERIGEKVIGAIEEIGQMTSMLVSALVWMVRPPFRVRVIFQNFESVGVGSLFIVLLTGLFAGLVLAYQSDMAFRMFNAETLVGATVAISLLRELGPVFTGLMVAGRTGSAMTTELGTMRVTEQIDAMSVMAVNPIQYLVMPRVLATTLMVPVLNMLFNLVGIGAAYVLSVWVMNSDPGIFLHHITRFISGQDFLFSSIKAASFGLIIGLVGCYKGFYASGGAKGVGEATTSSVVTSSITILLVDYALTLMMWSL, via the coding sequence ATGTTAAAGCGCGGGATCGAGAGAATTGGCGAGAAGGTCATCGGAGCGATCGAGGAGATCGGTCAGATGACCTCGATGCTGGTGTCGGCGCTGGTGTGGATGGTGCGCCCCCCGTTTCGGGTACGGGTGATTTTCCAGAACTTCGAGTCGGTGGGGGTGGGGAGTCTCTTTATCGTGCTGCTGACCGGGCTCTTTGCCGGGCTGGTGCTGGCCTATCAGTCCGACATGGCGTTTCGGATGTTCAACGCCGAGACGCTGGTGGGGGCGACGGTGGCGATCAGTCTGCTGCGTGAGCTGGGGCCGGTGTTCACCGGGCTGATGGTCGCCGGAAGGACGGGAAGCGCGATGACCACCGAGCTGGGGACGATGCGGGTCACCGAGCAGATCGATGCGATGTCGGTCATGGCGGTGAATCCGATTCAGTACCTGGTGATGCCGCGGGTGCTGGCGACCACGCTGATGGTGCCGGTGCTCAATATGCTCTTTAACCTGGTGGGTATCGGCGCGGCCTACGTGCTCTCGGTCTGGGTGATGAACTCCGACCCCGGGATCTTTTTGCATCACATCACACGATTTATCAGCGGACAGGATTTTCTGTTCAGCAGTATTAAGGCCGCGAGCTTCGGGCTGATCATCGGTCTGGTCGGGTGCTACAAGGGGTTTTACGCCTCGGGCGGGGCTAAGGGCGTCGGAGAAGCGACGACCTCCTCGGTGGTTACCAGCAGCATTACGATTTTGCTGGTAGACTATGCGCTGACGCTCATGATGTGGTCGCTGTGA
- a CDS encoding MlaD family protein → MKLAEVMTPFKVGLLVIAGVAATVFMVTTLSGDSSMGDTPMKHYYTHFDDVTGLAVRSRIQMAGIPVGTIDAIRLDGNRARVDVSVRGDIVLYEGIPAPAGMDVNGATIAKKQASIIGDYYLELTPGTEGRVLEDGDRIANTIKGAGPEELFDRLNEITRDIEAVTGSLAGVFGGDEAQQGIQQMLHDLQNMVATLNLFVTTNSPKLDQLVNDAANVGRDVSFLTARGSESIDTILRDTEAIVQEVRYIIGQSTTDVQAGLGTMQGTLSRLQRTLDSLNYSLQNVQDITEKINEGEGTVGELINNPTIAYRTEQILEDAGDFVNRVTRLRTIVELRSEYHLQNQQLKNVFGLRLEPNDDKYYMFEFVDDFRGSTSVVTERVNTTDSSEDPLYQETRTTTTDEFKFSLLLGRSFQLADWLRLGGRFGIIESTGGIGATVGLFPDRRLEVQADLFDFSAAENPRLRAWGSYRFLEFAYISGGIDDVINPDRRDYFIGAGIRFDDEDLKALLTTTGVPTP, encoded by the coding sequence ATGAAGTTAGCGGAAGTGATGACGCCTTTTAAGGTGGGGCTGCTCGTGATCGCGGGAGTCGCTGCGACCGTCTTTATGGTGACCACGCTCAGCGGGGATTCCTCGATGGGCGACACCCCGATGAAGCACTATTACACGCATTTTGATGATGTGACCGGCCTGGCCGTGCGGTCGCGCATTCAGATGGCGGGGATTCCGGTAGGGACGATCGACGCGATTCGTCTGGATGGGAATCGGGCGCGCGTCGATGTGTCGGTGCGCGGCGATATCGTCCTCTATGAGGGGATTCCGGCGCCGGCGGGGATGGACGTTAACGGGGCGACGATTGCCAAGAAGCAGGCCAGCATCATCGGTGACTATTACCTGGAGCTAACGCCGGGCACCGAGGGGCGCGTTCTGGAGGACGGCGATCGCATCGCCAACACCATCAAAGGGGCCGGGCCCGAGGAACTCTTCGACCGTCTCAATGAGATTACGCGCGATATCGAAGCGGTGACCGGTTCGCTGGCCGGGGTCTTTGGAGGGGATGAGGCTCAGCAGGGCATTCAGCAGATGCTCCACGACCTGCAGAACATGGTGGCCACGCTCAACCTCTTTGTGACGACCAATAGCCCGAAACTCGATCAGCTGGTCAACGACGCGGCTAACGTGGGGCGCGATGTCAGCTTCTTGACCGCGCGGGGATCGGAGTCCATCGATACGATTTTGCGCGATACCGAAGCCATTGTGCAGGAGGTGCGCTACATCATCGGTCAGTCGACTACCGATGTTCAGGCTGGTCTGGGCACGATGCAGGGGACGCTTTCCCGGCTTCAGCGCACGCTGGATTCGCTGAACTACAGCCTGCAGAACGTTCAGGATATCACCGAGAAGATCAACGAGGGCGAGGGTACGGTGGGGGAGTTGATCAACAACCCGACGATTGCCTACCGCACCGAGCAGATTCTGGAAGACGCCGGCGACTTCGTGAATCGGGTGACTCGCCTGCGCACGATTGTGGAGCTGCGCAGCGAGTATCATTTGCAGAACCAGCAGCTCAAAAACGTCTTCGGGCTGCGTCTGGAGCCCAACGACGACAAATATTACATGTTTGAGTTTGTCGATGACTTCCGGGGCTCGACCTCGGTGGTCACCGAGCGGGTGAACACGACCGACTCCAGCGAGGACCCGCTCTATCAGGAGACGCGTACCACCACGACCGATGAGTTTAAGTTCAGTCTGTTGTTGGGGCGCTCGTTCCAGCTGGCCGACTGGCTGCGCCTGGGAGGGCGCTTCGGAATCATCGAGAGTACCGGCGGAATCGGGGCGACGGTGGGGTTGTTTCCTGATCGACGCCTGGAGGTCCAGGCCGACCTCTTTGATTTCAGCGCGGCGGAGAATCCTCGCCTGCGCGCCTGGGGTTCTTATCGATTCCTGGAGTTTGCGTACATCTCCGGCGGGATTGATGACGTGATCAACCCCGATCGGCGCGACTACTTTATCGGGGCAGGGATTCGTTTTGATGATGAAGACTTGAAAGCGTTGCTGACCACCACGGGCGTGCCCACGCCCTGA